The following proteins are co-located in the Trichormus variabilis 0441 genome:
- a CDS encoding VapE domain-containing protein yields the protein MSTTFRVTQQFSSANNFLKLVGEPPYLFQTFDDSKHKDRSLTRQFYGSLDEHWDKLVEFNNRGAGIFVTVNMTSGNKRKAENITAVRALFIDCDNELPNEFHLTPTVVVNSSNNKGHAYWLLDKASNDVANFTQHQQQLIKHYGSDPAVKDLPRIMRLPGFNHMKGEPTLVTFIQTGKPYESMASITDGLVSNDFIQQLESFANKVKNAPEGTRNDTLNTAKYTLAGAYPNKLPEIDQRLTEVALENGLTIGEIKPTLNSGDVGAQRPIKLVGSGKRSKSNMVREVLEQFFGDELQWDEMKNKLRFRGQNVTAEKLHDICERELDIDLPFESFKRMASVKASDNPYHAVREYLQSLPTVDNPEPVLSALYQAMGITNKLHRLYIRRWLIAAVGRAMTPGCKADCALVLQGKQGIGKTTFFNSLFGEFFQTLGEHKSDVDQLLSMARSWCIEWGEIENAFSRKAVSAIKSFMSTTHDVYRRPYAAEPDNYPRHFIICGTTNQSEFLTDSTGNRRFWVVNAENRIDTAAVKEMRDDVWSAVLKLYLDGEPSFLNETEVVESAEDTSQYEQTHPWFAEVSAYMTHHNPCTLADIMKNALGFETSRLNDKKAQREVSDILDKLGCTKKQQRLNGVKAIYWHKPTLDNVTTDDVRVTTKDIPTSEYF from the coding sequence ATGTCAACTACATTCAGAGTAACACAACAGTTTTCATCTGCCAACAACTTTCTTAAATTGGTAGGTGAACCACCTTACTTGTTCCAAACGTTCGATGATAGCAAACACAAAGATAGAAGTTTAACCCGTCAATTCTATGGCTCACTTGATGAGCATTGGGATAAGCTTGTCGAGTTTAATAATAGGGGCGCGGGTATCTTTGTAACTGTTAATATGACCAGTGGAAACAAACGTAAAGCTGAGAATATAACTGCTGTTCGTGCGTTATTCATCGACTGTGACAACGAGTTACCTAACGAGTTTCACCTAACACCTACCGTCGTTGTTAATAGCAGCAACAACAAAGGTCATGCTTATTGGTTATTGGATAAAGCATCTAATGATGTTGCTAACTTCACCCAACATCAGCAACAACTTATCAAACATTATGGTAGTGACCCAGCCGTTAAAGACTTACCTAGAATAATGAGGTTGCCAGGGTTTAACCACATGAAAGGTGAGCCTACATTGGTCACATTCATACAAACTGGAAAGCCTTATGAGTCGATGGCATCTATCACTGATGGTTTAGTTTCTAATGACTTTATACAACAACTAGAAAGCTTTGCTAACAAGGTTAAAAATGCACCGGAAGGTACGAGAAATGACACATTAAACACAGCAAAATATACACTAGCTGGAGCATACCCAAACAAACTACCAGAGATAGACCAACGTCTGACTGAAGTTGCGTTAGAGAATGGTTTAACCATCGGTGAAATAAAACCAACTTTAAACAGTGGTGACGTAGGCGCACAGCGTCCTATTAAACTTGTAGGTAGTGGTAAGAGAAGTAAGAGCAACATGGTAAGGGAAGTGTTAGAGCAATTCTTCGGTGACGAGTTGCAATGGGATGAGATGAAGAATAAGCTTAGGTTTCGTGGGCAGAATGTCACTGCTGAAAAACTACACGACATTTGTGAGCGTGAGTTAGACATTGACCTACCATTTGAAAGCTTTAAACGTATGGCATCTGTTAAAGCAAGCGACAACCCGTATCATGCTGTTCGTGAATATCTCCAAAGCTTACCCACAGTTGATAACCCTGAGCCTGTCTTGTCTGCTCTCTATCAAGCAATGGGTATCACCAACAAACTACATAGGCTTTACATTCGACGTTGGCTTATTGCTGCTGTTGGTCGTGCCATGACCCCAGGTTGTAAGGCTGACTGTGCATTGGTGTTGCAAGGTAAACAAGGTATAGGTAAGACTACTTTCTTTAATAGTTTGTTTGGTGAGTTTTTCCAAACACTAGGGGAGCATAAGAGTGACGTAGACCAACTGCTATCGATGGCTCGTAGTTGGTGTATCGAGTGGGGTGAAATAGAGAATGCGTTTAGTCGCAAAGCTGTTTCAGCCATTAAGAGTTTTATGTCCACAACTCACGACGTTTATAGGCGACCTTATGCGGCTGAACCTGACAACTACCCACGTCATTTTATTATCTGTGGCACAACCAACCAGTCTGAGTTTCTAACTGACTCGACAGGAAACCGTCGTTTCTGGGTTGTTAATGCTGAGAACCGTATCGATACTGCGGCTGTTAAAGAGATGCGTGATGATGTCTGGTCAGCCGTTCTTAAGTTGTACCTCGACGGTGAGCCAAGCTTCCTTAATGAAACTGAGGTAGTAGAGTCAGCAGAAGACACCAGCCAGTATGAACAAACTCACCCTTGGTTTGCAGAAGTTTCAGCGTACATGACCCACCACAACCCATGTACATTAGCCGACATTATGAAGAATGCTCTAGGGTTTGAAACGAGCCGACTAAATGACAAGAAGGCACAAAGGGAAGTGAGCGACATTCTAGATAAACTGGGGTGTACCAAAAAACAACAACGGTTAAACGGTGTTAAAGCTATTTATTGGCACAAACCTACCCTTGATAATGTCACAACTGATGATGTCAGAGTGACAACAAAGGACATCCCAACGTCTGAATACTTCTAA
- a CDS encoding tyrosine-type recombinase/integrase, whose product MTTTLTIHEPQVVIPNSLPITYSEDTTTTERVIELWLVGLSRTTREQYSRDMRQFRAFVKLDDIRIISPMTFIAYAQHLEQTYAVATTRRKLASLSSFCSFAVRLGFLAANPMAAVRKPKASTTLAGKSLTQQQVFRMLDRTDDHRNRCLLKVLYSLGLRVSEAVGLRWSDFTEVNPTKTTVSVLGKGGKYRTLVVPQSVWLELTELRTNQQHNGQNDYVFQSYSNRHRKQSGKQLDRCNASKIVKACAVAVGLPESVSAHFLRHACASHSLANGASIQLVKETLGHANISTTNWYLEANPDDCASLYLNV is encoded by the coding sequence ATGACAACCACTCTCACCATCCATGAACCACAGGTAGTTATACCTAATAGCCTACCTATAACCTACAGTGAAGACACTACCACAACAGAACGAGTCATAGAGTTGTGGTTGGTTGGGTTAAGTCGAACGACACGAGAACAATACAGCCGTGACATGAGGCAGTTTAGAGCGTTCGTCAAGTTGGACGACATTCGTATCATCTCACCGATGACGTTCATCGCCTACGCCCAACACCTAGAACAGACGTATGCTGTTGCCACTACTCGACGTAAGTTAGCATCGTTGTCTAGTTTCTGTTCGTTCGCTGTCCGTCTGGGGTTTCTGGCTGCAAACCCAATGGCTGCTGTCCGTAAGCCAAAAGCATCGACCACATTAGCGGGTAAGTCTTTAACACAACAACAGGTGTTCAGGATGCTAGATAGAACAGATGACCACCGCAACAGGTGTTTGTTAAAGGTGTTGTACAGTCTGGGGTTGCGTGTAAGTGAAGCTGTTGGTTTACGTTGGTCAGACTTTACTGAGGTCAACCCCACCAAGACAACCGTCAGTGTATTGGGTAAAGGTGGTAAATATCGAACGCTGGTTGTACCTCAGTCAGTTTGGTTGGAGTTAACCGAGTTGCGAACAAACCAACAGCACAACGGACAGAATGACTACGTGTTTCAGTCATATAGCAACCGTCATCGTAAGCAGTCAGGTAAACAACTCGACCGTTGCAACGCATCCAAGATAGTTAAAGCCTGTGCCGTTGCTGTTGGGTTGCCTGAGTCAGTGTCGGCTCACTTCCTACGTCATGCCTGTGCGTCCCACAGTTTAGCCAACGGTGCATCTATCCAACTGGTAAAGGAAACGTTGGGTCATGCCAATATCTCTACAACAAACTGGTATTTGGAAGCTAACCCAGATGACTGTGCCTCACTGTACCTTAACGTTTAA
- a CDS encoding DUF1802 family protein — protein sequence MLTELTTTVHTLKEWAVAINALEAGKTIMLLRKGGIHENKGRFQVAHEQVLLYPTYEHQQPSLLKTEYAGLVRPVTSGWHPETVRIGSWAQITDILPISDEVTVNALLPFHIWNEKFISDRLKWKPQQPIFILLLRTYKLPQEQEISYRAEYGGCKSWIDITSPIQLQDSQPVLSDCDYGQIAQTIRAIVQ from the coding sequence ATGCTAACAGAATTGACTACAACGGTGCATACCCTCAAAGAATGGGCAGTGGCGATAAATGCCTTGGAAGCCGGCAAAACAATTATGTTGTTGCGGAAAGGCGGTATTCATGAAAACAAAGGACGCTTCCAAGTAGCTCATGAACAAGTTCTGCTCTATCCTACCTATGAACATCAACAGCCTTCCTTACTCAAGACTGAATATGCAGGTCTTGTTCGCCCAGTAACATCTGGTTGGCATCCAGAAACGGTGAGGATAGGAAGTTGGGCGCAAATTACCGATATTCTGCCAATAAGTGATGAGGTAACTGTCAACGCCCTATTACCTTTCCATATTTGGAACGAGAAGTTTATTAGCGATCGCCTAAAATGGAAGCCACAACAGCCAATATTTATTCTCCTCCTGCGGACTTACAAACTACCCCAAGAGCAGGAAATTTCTTATCGTGCAGAATATGGCGGCTGCAAGTCATGGATTGATATTACCTCACCCATACAACTACAAGATTCTCAGCCAGTTTTGTCCGATTGTGATTATGGGCAGATTGCACAAACAATTCGGGCGATCGTTCAGTAA
- a CDS encoding aldo/keto reductase — protein MEKRTLGTSDVKISPILMGTWQAGKKMWVGIEDADSIKTIRAAFEAGITTVDTAEVYGEGHSEQIVAEALSDVRNQVEYATKVFANHLKYDQVIQACDRSLKNLQTDYIDLYQIHWPAGAFNSEIVPIEETMNALNHLKEQGKIRAIGVSNFSRAQLAEASQYGRIDSLQPPYSLFWRQVEKDAAPYCVENHISILAYSPLAQGLLTGKFTRGQQFDPADNRAKNKLFQGENFERAQQALDKLRPIAESHNATLAQLALAWLIAQPQTNAIAGARYPEQAKDNAQAANIQLSPEEISEIDAIGRIVTEHHDDSAVMWNW, from the coding sequence ATGGAAAAGCGCACACTAGGCACATCCGATGTCAAAATTTCACCCATTCTGATGGGGACTTGGCAAGCCGGGAAGAAAATGTGGGTGGGAATTGAAGATGCTGACTCGATTAAAACCATTCGTGCAGCTTTTGAGGCAGGAATTACCACAGTTGACACAGCCGAAGTTTATGGTGAAGGACATTCCGAACAGATTGTGGCTGAAGCTTTGTCTGATGTGCGTAACCAAGTTGAGTATGCCACAAAAGTTTTCGCCAACCATCTCAAGTATGATCAAGTAATTCAAGCTTGCGATCGCTCCCTGAAAAATCTCCAGACTGATTACATAGACTTATACCAAATTCATTGGCCTGCTGGTGCTTTCAATAGTGAAATAGTACCAATTGAGGAAACTATGAACGCCCTGAACCATCTGAAAGAACAGGGTAAAATCCGCGCCATCGGTGTTTCTAACTTTTCCCGCGCCCAATTAGCAGAGGCCTCACAATATGGCAGAATTGACAGCTTACAGCCTCCCTATTCTCTATTTTGGCGACAAGTAGAAAAAGATGCAGCACCTTACTGTGTGGAAAATCATATTTCTATCTTGGCTTATTCACCCTTAGCTCAGGGATTACTGACAGGGAAATTTACTCGCGGACAGCAATTTGATCCAGCCGATAACCGAGCTAAAAATAAACTGTTTCAAGGCGAAAACTTTGAACGCGCCCAACAAGCTTTAGATAAACTGCGTCCCATCGCCGAAAGCCATAACGCTACTTTGGCGCAGTTGGCACTAGCTTGGTTAATTGCTCAACCCCAAACGAATGCGATCGCTGGTGCGCGTTATCCTGAACAAGCAAAAGATAATGCCCAAGCTGCCAATATTCAACTCTCTCCTGAGGAAATTAGCGAAATTGATGCGATCGGTCGTATTGTTACCGAGCATCATGATGATAGTGCTGTGATGTGGAACTGGTAA
- a CDS encoding alpha/beta fold hydrolase: MQATTVPSTTPIPGQYWQWRGHKIYYVRAGEKRPQRPPLLLVHGFGASTDHWRKNITGLCDDFEVFAIDLLGFGRSAKPKLQYGGDLWRDQLHDFISEVIGQKTVLAGNSLGGYACLCVAAQRPESAAGVVLLNSAGPFSETQTTPEPEALQSQIQPPKQSSPLQKIFGDSVKWIFQQPLAQFLLFQYVRQGWVIRQTLEKVYLDKSAITNQLVEEIARPAYDVGALDVFVSVFSSPQGEKVDVLLKQLTCPLLMLWGEADPWINARERSQKFRLYYPELTEYFLKAGHCPHDEVPNQVNPLLQEWVLSIAR; this comes from the coding sequence ATGCAGGCAACTACAGTCCCTTCTACAACTCCAATTCCTGGACAATATTGGCAGTGGCGAGGGCATAAGATTTACTACGTTCGTGCAGGAGAAAAGCGCCCACAGCGTCCACCATTGTTATTGGTACATGGCTTTGGTGCTTCTACAGACCACTGGCGTAAGAATATTACAGGACTGTGTGATGATTTTGAAGTATTTGCCATCGACCTTTTGGGGTTTGGGCGTTCCGCTAAACCTAAATTACAATATGGCGGCGACTTGTGGCGTGACCAACTCCATGATTTCATCAGTGAAGTCATTGGTCAAAAAACAGTATTAGCAGGTAATTCCCTTGGTGGCTATGCTTGCTTGTGTGTTGCTGCTCAACGTCCGGAGAGTGCAGCTGGTGTAGTTTTACTCAATAGCGCTGGGCCATTTAGCGAAACTCAAACCACACCAGAGCCAGAGGCTTTACAATCACAAATTCAGCCGCCCAAACAATCCTCACCTTTACAGAAAATATTTGGTGATAGTGTTAAGTGGATTTTTCAACAACCTTTAGCCCAATTTTTATTATTTCAATACGTGCGCCAAGGTTGGGTAATTCGGCAAACTTTAGAAAAGGTTTATCTTGATAAAAGTGCAATTACAAACCAATTAGTTGAAGAAATTGCTCGTCCTGCTTACGATGTTGGTGCGCTGGATGTATTTGTCTCAGTTTTTAGCAGTCCTCAAGGCGAAAAAGTTGATGTGCTATTAAAGCAATTAACTTGTCCTTTATTAATGTTATGGGGTGAAGCTGATCCTTGGATAAATGCTAGAGAACGTTCTCAAAAGTTTCGTCTATATTATCCAGAACTCACAGAATATTTTCTCAAGGCTGGTCATTGCCCTCATGATGAAGTACCCAATCAAGTAAACCCACTTTTACAAGAATGGGTTCTGTCAATTGCTCGATAA
- a CDS encoding ankyrin repeat domain-containing protein, protein MKIHDFAIQGNIAGVRQQLAKGVDINCLDESSQTLLMCAVSSPNASLEMVQFLVEIGADINAIGGTTFNRTVLELAIQSGNIEIIKYLLEVGVNIHAPGADSCDILIDAIYSQNIPSGENLISILRLLIAKGADLGKNQYGKSALTAAASECRFDVVEFLLAVGADREQLQWTELMYAIVFGSVEEVKQLIDAGADLEVWDFCNRTPWILSVQIGEIEKAQLLLPSAADRNKYLTSEEPELMYAIKNNHTELLKWLIAQGFDVEATDHYGTTPLIAAVERGATDCVRILLEAGADPSKSGNYGQKPINCVSNLEILKMLIDAGEDLSDIHDDMQQLLTGLSNDKEISNIDQEQYLSGKYRRFGKANPEIMAVEFWHAMVRSIATAWTARNTFNDADNAFGDKAVWCFQRLGRTITQLPDGRIIQIAGEHEDYYDPDFCIYNDVVVFQNDGKFTIFGYPQEIFPPTDFHSATLVGEYIYIIGNLGYDNQVIYDETPVYRLNCHTFKIEKIETNGEKPGWISRHKACYKEPFHIYITGGKRFSKVGDKTDYIDNKNSYILDLKNMYWSRKLEQFSN, encoded by the coding sequence ATGAAAATTCACGATTTTGCAATCCAAGGAAATATTGCAGGTGTAAGACAACAATTAGCTAAGGGAGTTGATATCAATTGCCTCGATGAATCATCACAAACACTATTAATGTGCGCCGTAAGTAGCCCTAATGCGAGTTTGGAGATGGTGCAATTTTTAGTAGAAATAGGTGCAGATATTAACGCAATTGGAGGAACAACTTTCAACCGTACCGTGCTGGAACTTGCCATCCAATCGGGAAATATTGAGATAATTAAATATCTTTTAGAAGTAGGAGTCAATATTCACGCTCCAGGTGCAGATAGCTGTGATATTTTAATTGATGCGATATACAGCCAAAATATTCCATCAGGTGAAAATTTAATCTCGATTCTTCGTTTATTAATTGCTAAAGGTGCAGATTTAGGAAAGAATCAATATGGAAAATCTGCGTTGACTGCTGCTGCTTCGGAATGCCGCTTTGATGTGGTGGAGTTTTTATTAGCAGTAGGTGCAGACAGAGAACAATTGCAATGGACGGAATTAATGTATGCAATTGTATTTGGCAGCGTTGAAGAAGTAAAGCAATTAATCGATGCGGGTGCAGATTTAGAAGTGTGGGATTTCTGTAATCGCACACCGTGGATTTTGAGTGTGCAAATAGGTGAAATAGAAAAAGCGCAATTACTTTTACCATCAGCAGCTGATCGAAATAAATATCTCACTTCTGAAGAACCTGAATTAATGTATGCCATCAAAAATAATCATACTGAACTTCTCAAATGGCTGATTGCACAAGGTTTTGATGTAGAAGCTACTGACCATTATGGTACAACTCCCTTAATTGCCGCAGTTGAACGAGGTGCGACTGATTGTGTGAGAATATTATTGGAAGCTGGAGCAGATCCTAGTAAAAGTGGAAATTACGGTCAAAAGCCGATTAATTGTGTAAGTAATTTGGAAATTCTCAAAATGCTCATCGATGCGGGTGAAGATTTAAGCGACATCCATGATGATATGCAGCAGTTATTAACGGGGTTGAGCAACGATAAAGAGATTTCAAATATTGATCAAGAACAATATTTAAGTGGAAAATATCGGCGATTTGGAAAAGCGAATCCAGAAATAATGGCAGTCGAATTTTGGCACGCAATGGTCAGAAGCATTGCAACAGCGTGGACTGCACGCAATACTTTTAACGATGCTGATAATGCTTTTGGAGATAAAGCAGTCTGGTGTTTTCAAAGACTTGGTCGGACAATTACTCAGTTACCTGATGGGAGAATTATTCAAATAGCAGGGGAACATGAAGATTACTATGACCCTGATTTTTGTATATATAATGATGTCGTAGTTTTCCAAAATGATGGTAAATTTACAATTTTTGGTTATCCCCAAGAAATTTTTCCTCCTACTGATTTTCATTCAGCAACTTTAGTTGGGGAATATATTTATATAATTGGCAATTTGGGGTATGACAATCAAGTGATTTATGATGAAACACCTGTTTATCGGCTAAATTGTCACACATTTAAAATAGAAAAAATTGAAACAAATGGAGAAAAACCTGGATGGATTAGCCGACATAAGGCTTGTTATAAAGAGCCATTTCATATATATATTACTGGTGGTAAGCGCTTTTCTAAAGTAGGAGATAAAACAGATTATATAGACAATAAAAACTCCTATATACTCGATTTGAAAAATATGTATTGGAGTCGGAAATTAGAGCAGTTTTCAAACTAA
- a CDS encoding potassium channel family protein yields MLRSSDNTYQASSSCQSKLDRFLVCGLGSLGQHCVAALKEYGASVSAIDQVEPKNWEVTNLQNLLENFLIGDCRQTSVLEQAHIDKCRTVLLVTNDERANIEAAFAARLLNPQVRLVVRSDKENLNKLLSQNLGNFIAFEPDQLTASAFAFAALGNENLGYFNLEGQKLRVGKYEIKADDLWCHKRQLHQLNTSFRRILYYANNSSQMPPNYGDWELETKLQPGDTIVYIEIANMLPLAQKPAIKFQTKKRLFWQEIIRTISWSNIKQKIIQLWHTGEQGQITRVAFICGITVFILWGSGIIFYNQYYPNIGFVEAFYTTAVLLLGGYGDVYGGVEFEKPIPALLRLFSLGLTLAGTAFVGVLYALLTEKLLSSRFGFFFTSHYSAIPQQDHVVLIGLNKVGLQIITLLQQLQEPLVGINSTPIEHNSIPKLPLIIGNLVNNITNANISCAKSVVVVTDDEMENLEIGLMAHSLSPNSNLIIRTYNRNFSDRVAQLFPYAQVLCTSALSAEVFAAAAFGENILGLFHLNNQTIQVVEYMIESGDTLNGLMLTDIAYGYGVVPILHQKSSPSSAKFMPVDETKLAVGDRIVVLATSTSLQRIERGELTPRNWQVQIERALSQDAIFDGANEISIIAGCSISTARELMKTLPGRLPQALYKQQAQRLVLRLNKLRVLAHWLPIDN; encoded by the coding sequence ATGCTACGCTCTTCAGATAATACCTATCAAGCTAGTAGTAGTTGTCAATCAAAGCTAGATCGATTTTTGGTTTGTGGGTTGGGAAGTTTAGGTCAACATTGTGTAGCCGCTCTCAAAGAATATGGTGCAAGTGTTAGCGCCATTGATCAAGTAGAACCTAAAAACTGGGAAGTTACTAATTTACAAAATCTATTAGAAAATTTCTTGATAGGAGATTGCCGCCAAACCAGCGTGCTAGAACAAGCACACATTGATAAATGCCGGACTGTACTGTTAGTTACTAATGATGAACGTGCAAATATAGAAGCAGCATTTGCAGCGCGGCTGTTGAATCCTCAAGTTCGCCTTGTTGTCCGTTCTGACAAAGAAAATCTTAATAAACTTTTAAGTCAAAATCTTGGTAATTTTATTGCGTTTGAACCAGATCAACTCACTGCTTCTGCTTTTGCATTTGCTGCATTGGGTAATGAAAATTTAGGTTATTTTAACTTAGAAGGGCAAAAGTTAAGGGTGGGAAAATATGAAATCAAAGCAGATGATTTATGGTGTCATAAACGACAGTTACATCAATTAAATACATCTTTTCGCCGTATCTTATATTATGCTAATAACTCATCTCAAATGCCTCCTAATTACGGTGATTGGGAGTTAGAAACAAAATTACAACCTGGGGATACAATTGTTTATATAGAGATTGCAAATATGCTTCCCCTGGCTCAAAAGCCTGCTATTAAATTTCAAACAAAGAAACGACTCTTTTGGCAAGAGATTATCCGCACAATTTCATGGTCTAACATTAAACAGAAAATTATCCAATTGTGGCACACTGGTGAGCAGGGTCAAATTACGCGAGTTGCATTCATTTGCGGCATTACAGTATTTATTTTGTGGGGAAGTGGTATTATTTTTTATAATCAGTACTACCCTAATATCGGTTTTGTCGAAGCATTCTACACTACTGCTGTTTTACTTTTAGGTGGATATGGTGACGTATATGGAGGTGTAGAATTTGAAAAACCTATTCCTGCATTACTACGTTTATTTAGCTTGGGATTAACATTAGCTGGTACAGCTTTTGTAGGAGTATTATACGCACTGTTAACAGAAAAACTTCTCTCTTCTCGGTTTGGATTTTTCTTTACGAGCCATTATTCAGCAATACCTCAACAAGACCATGTAGTCTTGATAGGTTTAAATAAAGTTGGTTTACAAATTATTACTTTATTACAACAACTACAGGAACCTTTAGTAGGGATTAACAGTACACCTATTGAGCATAATAGTATTCCTAAACTACCTTTAATTATTGGTAATTTAGTTAATAATATCACTAATGCTAATATTAGCTGTGCTAAAAGCGTTGTTGTGGTAACCGATGATGAAATGGAAAACTTAGAAATCGGTTTGATGGCTCATAGCCTCAGCCCTAATAGTAATTTAATCATCCGTACTTATAACCGAAATTTTAGTGATAGGGTAGCACAGTTATTTCCTTATGCTCAGGTTTTATGTACATCGGCTCTATCGGCAGAAGTATTTGCTGCTGCGGCTTTCGGAGAAAATATTCTTGGATTATTTCACTTAAATAATCAAACTATCCAAGTTGTGGAATATATGATTGAGTCTGGTGATACACTTAATGGATTGATGCTCACTGATATTGCTTATGGTTATGGTGTTGTACCAATTCTTCATCAAAAGTCATCACCATCTTCTGCCAAATTCATGCCTGTTGATGAAACTAAATTAGCAGTAGGCGATCGCATAGTTGTTTTAGCGACAAGCACTAGTCTACAAAGAATTGAACGTGGTGAATTAACTCCTCGAAATTGGCAGGTACAAATCGAAAGAGCTTTAAGTCAAGATGCTATCTTTGATGGTGCAAATGAAATTAGTATTATTGCTGGATGCAGTATTAGCACAGCTAGAGAATTGATGAAAACTTTACCAGGAAGGTTACCACAAGCTTTATATAAACAACAAGCTCAACGTTTAGTATTGAGACTGAATAAATTAAGAGTATTAGCTCATTGGCTACCAATAGATAATTGA